The Thermoclostridium stercorarium subsp. stercorarium DSM 8532 genome contains a region encoding:
- the cooS gene encoding anaerobic carbon-monoxide dehydrogenase catalytic subunit: MVFRNVRYHHRYFXNGEYYHDEDLFDYTEAVNEYRRSFPSKSDVMENTPDPAVREMLVHMEKAGCETCFDRFDSQKPHCSFGIAGVCCRNCNIGPCRITRKSRRGVCGADADLIVARNLLRWVAAGVAAHGARGREIMLALKAAGEGTLDMPVLGAEKLKKSAAQLGIATEGKTVGQLAAEVADILLEDLSRTVPAEHKILNAFATKERIDKWKELDILPIGAYHEVFEALHRTTTGTDGDWKNVMKQFLRCGLAFAWTSVLGSSIAMDSLFGLPRRSRVKANLGALREGYVNIAVHGHSPLLVSEIVKQGRSDEFIRLAQEKGALGIRFYGICCSGLSAMYRYGGVIPLSNAMGAELVLGTGALDLWVADVQDVFPSVMDVAKCFKTTVVTTSDSGRLPGAEHYGYDHHHSNLTETRNLARTIVKRAIESFGQRRGVPVFVPQCEVEAEIGFSVEYIMNRFGGVEKIADALKSGKIRGVVNLVGCNNPRVMYEKAITDVAQKLIENNILVLTNGCASFPLLKMGYCSVGTLEKAGKELRGFLQPDLPPVWHMGECLDNARASAFFRVLADAVGKDIKDMPFAFASPEWSNEKGVAAALGFRLLGINSYHSVYPPVLGSEKVMKFLFEDTKETLGSVMVVEVDPGKLADRIIADINRKRKELMWN; the protein is encoded by the coding sequence ATGGTATTTAGGAATGTAAGGTATCATCACCGGTATTTTGNCAACGGGGAGTATTATCATGACGAAGACCTCTTTGATTATACTGAAGCGGTTAATGAGTATAGAAGAAGTTTTCCTTCAAAATCCGATGTGATGGAAAACACCCCTGATCCTGCAGTGCGTGAAATGCTTGTACATATGGAGAAAGCGGGTTGTGAAACCTGCTTTGACCGGTTTGACAGTCAGAAACCCCACTGCAGCTTTGGAATTGCGGGTGTTTGTTGCAGAAATTGCAACATCGGGCCGTGCAGAATTACCAGAAAAAGCCGCAGAGGGGTATGCGGTGCCGATGCGGACCTTATTGTGGCAAGAAATCTCCTGAGGTGGGTGGCGGCAGGCGTTGCAGCCCATGGAGCAAGAGGGCGCGAAATAATGCTGGCGCTTAAAGCGGCAGGGGAAGGAACATTGGATATGCCCGTACTGGGTGCTGAAAAACTGAAAAAGTCAGCCGCTCAGCTGGGGATTGCCACCGAAGGGAAAACGGTTGGGCAGCTGGCGGCGGAAGTCGCGGACATCCTTCTGGAAGATTTGTCAAGAACGGTACCGGCAGAGCACAAAATTTTAAATGCTTTTGCAACAAAGGAACGGATTGATAAATGGAAGGAACTGGACATACTGCCGATAGGGGCATATCATGAAGTATTTGAAGCTCTGCACCGGACGACCACCGGAACCGACGGGGACTGGAAAAACGTGATGAAACAGTTTCTGCGGTGCGGCCTTGCTTTTGCATGGACCAGTGTGCTTGGGTCTTCAATAGCCATGGACAGCCTGTTCGGTTTACCGCGAAGAAGCAGGGTTAAGGCAAACCTCGGAGCTTTAAGGGAAGGTTATGTGAATATTGCCGTTCATGGTCATTCACCGTTATTGGTAAGCGAAATAGTGAAACAGGGCAGAAGCGATGAATTCATACGTCTTGCGCAGGAAAAAGGCGCGCTTGGGATAAGATTTTACGGTATATGCTGTTCCGGGCTTTCGGCAATGTACCGTTACGGGGGAGTTATTCCGTTGTCCAACGCGATGGGGGCGGAGCTTGTTCTCGGTACCGGGGCCCTGGATTTATGGGTTGCCGATGTTCAGGACGTTTTCCCGTCGGTAATGGACGTGGCAAAATGTTTTAAGACAACTGTTGTAACAACCAGTGATTCAGGAAGGCTTCCCGGAGCCGAGCATTATGGATATGACCACCACCATTCAAATTTGACTGAAACCCGGAACCTGGCAAGAACGATTGTAAAAAGGGCCATAGAAAGTTTTGGGCAGAGAAGGGGAGTTCCTGTATTTGTTCCGCAGTGTGAAGTGGAAGCTGAAATAGGATTTTCGGTGGAGTACATTATGAACCGTTTCGGGGGCGTCGAGAAAATTGCCGATGCGTTAAAAAGCGGAAAAATCCGTGGCGTTGTCAATCTGGTCGGATGCAACAATCCCAGGGTTATGTATGAAAAGGCGATAACCGATGTCGCCCAAAAGCTGATAGAAAACAATATTCTTGTCCTCACAAACGGCTGTGCGTCTTTTCCCTTATTGAAAATGGGGTATTGCAGTGTCGGGACGCTGGAAAAAGCCGGGAAGGAACTTAGGGGATTTTTGCAGCCCGATCTGCCGCCGGTATGGCATATGGGTGAATGCCTTGACAATGCGAGGGCTTCCGCGTTTTTCAGGGTTCTGGCCGATGCCGTCGGCAAAGATATAAAAGACATGCCTTTTGCCTTTGCAAGCCCCGAATGGTCCAATGAAAAGGGGGTCGCTGCAGCGCTTGGGTTCAGGCTTCTCGGAATAAACTCGTATCATTCGGTATATCCGCCGGTGCTGGGGTCTGAAAAAGTAATGAAATTCCTTTTTGAAGACACGAAAGAAACTCTTGGCTCGGTTATGGTGGTTGAAGTGGATCCCGGTAAGCTTGCCGACAGAATTATCGCCGATATAAACCGGAAAAGAAAGGAACTGATGTGGAATTAG
- a CDS encoding ABC transporter substrate-binding protein, producing MLFPACVSKGGLSEKNGLNAQEEIKTVKIAYLPITHAVPLYIENELSNGKFRHFSLELVKFGSWTELAEALNAGKVDGALMLIELAVKAKEQGIDLKAVALGHRDGNVVIVSENINSVEDLRGKTFAIPSKLSTHNILLHILLENNGLSYSDVNVVELPPPEMPAALAEGRIAGYCVAEPFGAQSVIAGKGKKLFESRELWEGSLCCGLILRSDFIKNNPGVVEEFVKEYVKAGVKAELKNEEVKNATSKYLKTNPDVLDLSLQWISYNDLRLEEDDYNELVNYMIELGLSENPPGYEEFVDNSFIDR from the coding sequence ATGCTTTTTCCGGCGTGCGTCAGTAAAGGCGGATTGTCAGAAAAAAATGGACTGAATGCTCAAGAAGAAATAAAAACCGTAAAGATAGCCTATCTTCCAATCACTCATGCAGTTCCGCTGTATATAGAAAACGAACTGTCGAACGGGAAGTTCAGGCATTTCAGTCTTGAACTTGTTAAATTTGGTTCTTGGACCGAACTGGCGGAAGCACTGAATGCCGGAAAAGTAGACGGAGCTTTGATGCTTATTGAACTTGCAGTTAAAGCGAAAGAACAGGGAATTGATTTAAAGGCGGTGGCTCTCGGACATCGGGACGGCAACGTGGTGATAGTGTCTGAAAATATAAACAGTGTTGAGGATTTAAGGGGGAAAACCTTTGCAATACCCAGCAAACTGTCAACTCACAATATTTTGTTACATATTTTGCTGGAAAATAACGGCCTTTCATACAGTGACGTGAATGTGGTTGAACTGCCGCCGCCCGAAATGCCGGCAGCGCTCGCCGAAGGCAGGATTGCCGGTTATTGTGTGGCCGAGCCTTTCGGTGCCCAATCGGTGATCGCAGGAAAAGGAAAAAAACTGTTTGAGTCTCGTGAGCTTTGGGAAGGTTCGCTGTGCTGCGGCCTTATCCTCAGGAGTGACTTTATAAAAAATAATCCCGGCGTGGTTGAAGAATTTGTAAAGGAGTATGTAAAAGCCGGAGTGAAGGCCGAATTAAAAAACGAAGAGGTTAAGAACGCGACGTCAAAATACCTGAAAACAAACCCCGATGTGCTGGATTTGTCACTTCAGTGGATTTCATACAATGACCTGAGACTGGAAGAGGATGATTACAATGAACTTGTAAATTACATGATAGAGTTGGGGCTTTCTGAAAACCCGCCCGGGTACGAAGAATTTGTAGACAATTCTTTTATAGACAGGTGA
- a CDS encoding ABC transporter permease yields the protein MKGFRKALEVVISISVLTALWELIALAGRFEKSLFPSPAAVLAGISELVEDQTLFANIKVSLVRFFTGYLSAVAAGIGLGLLLGWNKSIWAFVDPVVQILRPISPIAWFPFIVLWFGIGDAPAVVIIFIAAFFPVLLSTVSGVGNVDLIYLKVAENFGIREPRLLFKIILPAAFPMIVNGLHLALGSAWVFLVAGEMVGAQSGLGFMIIDARNSLRTDLVLAGIIIIGLLGFLLDRLIRILEDRIKSRWMALPGVED from the coding sequence ATGAAAGGGTTCAGGAAGGCGTTAGAGGTTGTAATAAGCATATCTGTACTTACAGCCCTATGGGAACTGATTGCGCTTGCGGGCAGGTTTGAAAAATCACTTTTTCCTTCACCGGCTGCGGTTCTTGCGGGAATATCGGAACTTGTGGAAGATCAGACGCTATTTGCGAATATCAAGGTCAGTCTTGTCCGGTTTTTTACCGGGTATTTGTCTGCCGTTGCCGCAGGCATAGGTCTCGGCCTGTTGCTTGGATGGAATAAAAGCATATGGGCTTTTGTTGATCCCGTTGTGCAGATATTAAGACCCATTTCACCCATCGCATGGTTCCCGTTCATAGTTCTGTGGTTTGGAATAGGGGATGCTCCGGCTGTTGTAATCATTTTTATAGCCGCTTTTTTCCCGGTCCTGCTTTCAACGGTTTCAGGAGTGGGAAACGTGGATTTGATCTATCTTAAAGTGGCTGAAAATTTTGGAATAAGAGAGCCCCGGCTGCTTTTTAAAATTATTCTTCCTGCAGCTTTCCCGATGATAGTGAACGGCCTCCATCTGGCCCTTGGCTCGGCATGGGTATTCCTTGTGGCGGGGGAAATGGTAGGTGCGCAGTCAGGGTTGGGGTTCATGATTATAGATGCGAGAAATTCACTGAGAACGGATTTGGTATTGGCAGGGATAATTATAATCGGGCTTTTGGGTTTTTTACTGGATCGGTTGATAAGAATTCTTGAGGACCGGATAAAAAGTCGTTGGATGGCACTCCCGGGGGTGGAAGACTGA
- a CDS encoding GNAT family N-acetyltransferase, giving the protein MNGTKFKGTPQLETERLVLRKLRPGDENDIFEYASDDDVARFVTWNTHKSVEDSKNFIRFTLDRYEKDEAGDWGIVLKSNGKLIGTVGFVGIDLKNRRAEIGYVLSKKYWGQGIMTEAVNRLLEFAFTEMDLNRIECCHLIPNEKSGRVMQKVGMSYEGIAREKLFFKNRYWDVKQYAILKSDWLKRNG; this is encoded by the coding sequence GTGAACGGCACGAAATTCAAAGGCACTCCGCAGCTTGAAACAGAAAGGCTTGTATTGAGAAAGCTCAGACCCGGGGACGAAAATGATATTTTTGAATATGCATCCGATGATGATGTGGCGCGGTTTGTGACCTGGAATACGCACAAATCGGTTGAAGATTCCAAAAATTTTATAAGATTTACACTTGACAGGTATGAAAAGGACGAGGCGGGTGATTGGGGCATTGTCCTGAAATCAAACGGCAAACTGATAGGGACTGTTGGATTTGTAGGGATTGATTTGAAAAACAGGCGTGCCGAAATAGGCTATGTTCTCTCCAAAAAGTACTGGGGACAGGGAATTATGACTGAAGCGGTAAACCGCCTGCTGGAGTTCGCTTTCACCGAAATGGACTTGAACAGGATTGAATGCTGCCACCTTATACCCAACGAAAAATCGGGAAGGGTTATGCAAAAGGTTGGAATGAGTTATGAGGGTATTGCCAGGGAAAAATTGTTTTTTAAGAACAGGTATTGGGATGTAAAACAATATGCAATTCTCAAATCGGACTGGTTAAAACGAAACGGCTGA
- a CDS encoding ABC transporter ATP-binding protein, with protein MYILINEVSREYFFKDKGVTVALEKIDMEIEKGEFVCLLGPSGCGKSTLLNLIAGFDVPTSGVIKINGEIVTKPSKNRIMIFQNYGLLPWRTVLKNVELGLEGEKLTKKERRFIAEEYIELVGLSAYKNHYPVQLSGGMQQRVALARALAVDPEILLMDEPFGALDAMTRMTMQDEIERIWKEKKKTILFVTHDIEEAVFLADRIVVMTPSPGKIKNVIKVPLPRKRDRTSPDFLKIRDSIFEEFGLKHCTEPEFYL; from the coding sequence ATGTATATTTTAATTAATGAAGTTTCGCGGGAATATTTTTTTAAAGATAAAGGCGTAACTGTCGCCCTCGAGAAAATAGACATGGAAATTGAAAAAGGGGAATTTGTTTGCTTGCTTGGACCGAGCGGATGCGGAAAATCCACTCTGCTGAATTTAATAGCAGGTTTTGACGTACCGACTTCAGGTGTCATAAAGATTAACGGCGAGATAGTAACAAAACCTTCAAAAAACAGAATTATGATATTTCAAAATTATGGGCTTCTTCCATGGAGGACTGTTTTGAAAAACGTTGAACTTGGGCTTGAAGGGGAAAAATTAACGAAAAAGGAGAGGCGTTTTATTGCAGAGGAATATATTGAACTTGTAGGCCTTTCGGCCTATAAAAACCATTACCCGGTCCAGCTTTCCGGGGGAATGCAGCAGAGGGTCGCGCTGGCAAGGGCGCTGGCAGTGGATCCGGAAATACTTCTTATGGACGAGCCGTTCGGCGCGCTGGACGCAATGACCCGAATGACCATGCAGGATGAGATTGAAAGAATATGGAAGGAAAAGAAAAAAACAATATTATTTGTGACTCACGATATTGAAGAGGCGGTTTTTCTGGCTGACAGAATTGTGGTAATGACACCGTCTCCGGGAAAAATAAAAAACGTAATTAAAGTGCCATTGCCAAGGAAAAGAGACAGGACATCACCGGATTTTTTAAAAATAAGGGACAGCATTTTTGAAGAATTCGGACTTAAGCACTGCACCGAACCTGAATTCTATTTATAA